From the bacterium genome, one window contains:
- a CDS encoding response regulator transcription factor: MHTEATSSIKVLIADDHELVREGLKKILRTAADIVVVGEARNGNEVVEQVNNLDLDVVVLDISMPGKNGLEVLKDLKREHPNLPVLILTIHPEDRFATRALKAGAAGYITKDVAAEELVTALRKVVHMGKYVSPSLAEKLASNLENDAGAAPHELLSEREYQVLCMIGMGKTTKEIAAELSLSVNTINTYRGRMLSKMKMTKEAELIRYALQHQLVE; this comes from the coding sequence ATGCATACCGAAGCCACGAGTTCCATTAAAGTTCTTATTGCCGATGATCATGAATTGGTGCGCGAAGGTTTAAAAAAAATTCTGAGAACAGCGGCTGACATTGTTGTAGTGGGGGAAGCTCGAAATGGTAATGAAGTTGTGGAACAAGTCAACAATCTGGATCTTGATGTAGTGGTTCTGGATATATCGATGCCGGGAAAGAATGGCTTGGAAGTGCTGAAAGATTTGAAGAGAGAACACCCCAATCTGCCCGTACTGATTCTAACGATCCACCCTGAGGATCGATTTGCAACTCGAGCATTAAAAGCAGGCGCTGCTGGATACATAACAAAGGATGTTGCTGCTGAAGAACTCGTGACTGCTCTTCGAAAAGTTGTTCACATGGGAAAATACGTAAGTCCCTCGCTGGCAGAAAAGTTAGCGTCGAATCTTGAAAATGATGCCGGAGCAGCGCCTCATGAATTGTTATCAGAAAGGGAATATCAGGTGCTTTGCATGATCGGAATGGGCAAAACGACGAAGGAAATTGCCGCGGAGCTTTCCTTAAGTGTAAACACAATTAATACGTACAGGGGCAGAATGCTGAGCAAAATGAAAATGACAAAAGAAGCGGAGTTAATCAGATATGCGCTTCAACATCAACTGGTTGAATAA
- a CDS encoding response regulator transcription factor, producing the protein MVRILIADDHVLIREGLKKILKTAPEMVVVAEAADAREVIQAIKSNELDVVVLDISLPGKSGLELLKDIKLDYPKLPILILSMHPEDRFAVRALKAGAAGYVTKESAAEELIKAIRKVIQGRKHVSAALAEKLAFNLEADTERPPHEELSDREYQVLCLIAGGKTVRQISEELYLSMSTVNTYRARILQKMNMKTDAELIRYAIQNQLID; encoded by the coding sequence ATGGTAAGAATACTGATTGCTGATGATCATGTCTTGATCCGGGAAGGACTAAAAAAGATTCTTAAAACGGCCCCGGAAATGGTGGTCGTTGCTGAAGCCGCTGATGCCCGCGAAGTGATTCAGGCCATCAAGAGTAATGAATTGGATGTTGTCGTGCTGGATATTTCATTACCCGGAAAAAGCGGTCTGGAACTTTTGAAGGACATTAAGCTGGATTATCCAAAGCTTCCCATTTTGATCTTGAGTATGCATCCCGAAGACCGTTTTGCTGTGAGAGCTTTGAAAGCCGGTGCTGCCGGTTACGTTACTAAGGAAAGCGCGGCGGAGGAGTTAATCAAAGCCATTCGCAAAGTGATTCAAGGTAGGAAGCATGTCAGCGCTGCGCTGGCGGAGAAATTAGCATTCAACCTCGAAGCCGATACAGAAAGACCGCCTCATGAAGAGCTTTCCGATCGGGAATATCAAGTGCTCTGCTTGATCGCCGGCGGCAAGACCGTCAGACAGATTTCGGAGGAGCTTTACCTCAGCATGAGTACGGTGAATACATATCGAGCCAGGATCCTCCAGAAAATGAACATGAAAACGGACGCAGAACTCATCCGGTATGCTATTCAAAATCAACTGATCGACTAG
- a CDS encoding PAS domain S-box protein — protein MNTPNQHQFSYSPGESREYSDLFEGAQDLVCTLTAEGQIVSANQAFEKWTGWERTEWIGKRFEGLLHPADVTRFRELIGKANENEQPSPVEVRLRSKTGQETLLECNAYPISKNGSEARVIMFGKDIAQRKRKEEDLFESDAKLRSVLESANDAIVFIGSNLEVLSWNRAAQEIFGHSEEIANRPFDALLAEPYREAYHATIKQLREGGESRLLGKTVEVGGIRADGSEFPLELSLAVWMFRGKPIFAAIIRDITKRKRAEEALQKKNALVQLIQEIAIASNEAVSPEDAMRYALDRICSYTGWPIGHVYLPEEGKTVSTSIWSVKDEECFKNFQSITSGTSLPEESLPGLVIRDKKSIWIKDVTTLPNFSRASAAVKCGLKTAFAMPVLKGTEVAAVLEFFSGASEETDVEMIQGMELVGTQLGRVFDRKKAEDEIKQSRERLRALSAHLQFVREQERIKIAREVHDDLGQVLSALRMELSLLNQNLMESSDTAPRQQILQELGTMSHLVDDTIRSVRRIITELRPEVLDHLDLSSALEWQIQEFRTRTGIKTSFYSTLQNSPLNQEGVTALFRILQETLTNVNRHAQATALQVKLIDSTESIILEVKDNGRGITEEETRKAGSFGILGMRERVLLLGGTLSMIGSPGKGTTVRVEIPLSENR, from the coding sequence ATGAACACGCCAAACCAGCACCAATTTTCGTATAGTCCGGGAGAATCCCGAGAGTATAGCGACCTTTTCGAGGGTGCGCAGGATCTGGTTTGTACCCTTACGGCCGAGGGACAGATTGTTAGTGCGAATCAGGCTTTTGAGAAGTGGACTGGTTGGGAACGCACCGAGTGGATTGGCAAACGGTTCGAAGGCCTCCTGCATCCGGCTGACGTGACACGTTTTCGGGAACTGATCGGCAAGGCGAATGAGAATGAACAGCCATCGCCCGTAGAAGTCCGACTGCGTTCCAAAACGGGACAGGAAACGCTATTGGAGTGTAACGCTTACCCGATCAGCAAGAACGGTAGTGAAGCGAGAGTAATCATGTTTGGTAAAGATATCGCACAGCGGAAACGCAAAGAAGAAGATTTGTTTGAGTCGGATGCAAAGCTCCGTTCCGTGCTCGAATCGGCGAATGACGCTATCGTATTCATCGGTTCGAACCTGGAAGTTCTTTCCTGGAATCGCGCCGCTCAAGAAATTTTTGGCCACTCGGAAGAAATTGCAAACCGGCCATTTGATGCTCTTCTGGCTGAACCTTATCGCGAAGCTTATCACGCCACGATCAAACAACTACGGGAAGGAGGCGAAAGCCGTCTTCTTGGTAAAACTGTCGAAGTAGGAGGAATCCGGGCCGATGGTTCTGAATTTCCGCTGGAATTGTCTTTAGCGGTCTGGATGTTTCGCGGAAAACCAATATTCGCCGCCATCATCAGAGATATCACGAAACGGAAAAGAGCGGAAGAAGCACTGCAAAAGAAAAACGCGCTTGTTCAGCTGATTCAAGAAATTGCGATCGCATCCAATGAAGCGGTGAGTCCTGAAGATGCAATGCGTTACGCGCTGGACCGGATCTGTTCCTATACAGGCTGGCCCATCGGTCATGTTTATCTTCCGGAAGAGGGAAAGACAGTTTCGACTTCGATATGGTCGGTTAAAGACGAAGAATGCTTTAAGAATTTCCAATCGATTACCAGCGGGACAAGCCTTCCTGAAGAAAGCCTTCCAGGTCTTGTTATTCGAGATAAGAAATCGATCTGGATCAAAGATGTTACCACCTTACCCAATTTTTCCAGGGCATCGGCGGCAGTCAAATGCGGTTTAAAAACGGCCTTCGCCATGCCTGTTTTAAAGGGAACAGAAGTGGCAGCGGTTCTGGAATTCTTTTCTGGCGCTTCGGAAGAAACAGACGTAGAAATGATTCAGGGAATGGAATTGGTGGGAACACAGTTGGGACGCGTTTTTGATCGGAAAAAAGCGGAAGATGAAATCAAACAATCTCGTGAACGTCTTCGCGCTTTGTCTGCACACTTGCAATTTGTGCGCGAACAGGAACGGATTAAGATCGCTCGCGAAGTCCATGATGATTTAGGACAGGTTCTGAGCGCGTTGAGAATGGAGTTATCCCTGCTAAACCAGAATCTGATGGAATCTTCAGACACCGCGCCGCGCCAACAGATTCTACAGGAGCTGGGAACCATGTCTCATCTGGTCGATGATACCATCCGGTCGGTTCGTCGAATCATAACTGAGCTAAGACCGGAAGTGCTGGATCATCTGGATCTATCCTCTGCTTTGGAATGGCAAATCCAGGAGTTTCGAACTCGCACCGGAATCAAAACGAGTTTTTATTCCACTCTTCAGAATTCACCTTTAAATCAGGAAGGAGTAACTGCTTTATTCCGAATTTTGCAGGAAACACTAACGAATGTGAATCGCCATGCGCAAGCCACAGCGCTGCAGGTGAAGTTGATTGATAGCACAGAGTCCATTATTCTAGAAGTGAAAGACAACGGGAGAGGAATCACGGAAGAGGAAACACGAAAGGCCGGCTCCTTTGGTATTTTAGGAATGCGAGAAAGAGTTTTGTTGCTGGGAGGGACTCTTTCGATGATAGGCTCACCAGGGAAAGGCACCACAGTGCGAGTTGAAATCCCTCTTTCCGAAAACCGCTAA
- a CDS encoding BON domain-containing protein, whose amino-acid sequence MKTMILTLILGIMFGFSFACSTAKNTGEAVKEGTEEVAEEVGDKTEDVAEEVGDKAEDVGQAVKETAEEAGEEVQDGSITAAIKMKFVNDELVSASHIDVDTSNGLVTLNGTVASKEEAIRAVELAQEVSGVKNVRSNLIIEKTQ is encoded by the coding sequence ATGAAAACTATGATTTTGACCTTGATTCTAGGCATCATGTTCGGATTTTCTTTTGCCTGTAGCACAGCAAAGAACACCGGCGAGGCTGTAAAGGAAGGAACGGAAGAAGTAGCAGAAGAAGTAGGAGATAAGACTGAAGACGTGGCTGAAGAAGTTGGTGACAAAGCAGAGGATGTGGGCCAGGCGGTAAAAGAAACAGCGGAAGAAGCTGGTGAAGAAGTTCAAGATGGCAGCATCACTGCGGCTATCAAAATGAAGTTCGTTAACGACGAGCTCGTTTCGGCATCCCATATTGATGTGGATACGAGCAACGGCCTGGTCACGTTAAACGGAACGGTTGCCAGCAAGGAAGAAGCAATCCGCGCTGTTGAGTTGGCCCAGGAAGTAAGCGGAGTGAAAAACGTTCGCTCAAATCTGATCATTGAAAAAACTCAATAA
- a CDS encoding YtxH domain-containing protein, producing MKTTLFLVGLGAAGVYFLDSKKGKKRRALFTKNFKNVFDQAGDYCSDLADRSKPLISEIRKQSKPFADSFSQQSQKYASQLGHSVYDYAKNGHTGWNPSARLTGATAGALALYGAGRPGFVGALLRTLSLGFFTRALLASH from the coding sequence ATGAAAACAACACTGTTTTTAGTAGGACTGGGAGCAGCCGGTGTTTATTTTCTTGACTCGAAAAAAGGGAAAAAACGCCGGGCGCTTTTCACCAAGAATTTCAAGAATGTGTTCGATCAAGCTGGAGACTACTGCAGTGATCTGGCAGATCGAAGCAAACCCTTGATCAGCGAGATCCGTAAACAGAGCAAACCGTTTGCGGATTCTTTCAGTCAGCAAAGTCAAAAGTACGCCAGCCAATTGGGGCATTCGGTGTACGACTATGCAAAAAACGGTCATACCGGTTGGAATCCATCTGCGAGGTTAACGGGCGCCACTGCAGGAGCGCTGGCACTCTACGGAGCAGGTAGGCCTGGATTCGTGGGTGCTCTTCTACGCACACTGAGCCTGGGATTCTTTACCAGAGCACTACTCGCTTCCCATTGA